The following coding sequences are from one Arthrobacter crystallopoietes window:
- a CDS encoding Gfo/Idh/MocA family protein translates to MKPIVVGLLGITHPHASARVRALREIENVEVVAAADTDPRLTYFTEKYDVEARSIEDVLGDDRINAIMVHSKSKDMVPHALRALAAGKSVVVEKPGGGTVEDLLQLAEAERTAAQDQIVQVGYNVRLAPSIERARELIAGGTIGEVVTVSARGSAMVGEHLTDHLNQPADMGGVLWILGCHMLDSLVHMFGAPQSVNARVHKSPRLSDGKSREDSASVLLNYPDLSVTFSFDGHDSLEWFESSRIFVYGTRGMLEIGVLPQTLRVHVDQARDGYLPGWNEWTESHFTPPFARTEANKFSELPELGNISNFHTEMRGWVNSMRTGAPIVAPVADALSVAQIVEASYRSNNAQGAEVSLAAQVPVS, encoded by the coding sequence ATGAAGCCTATCGTTGTCGGATTGCTGGGTATCACACACCCCCACGCCTCAGCACGGGTTCGGGCCCTGCGGGAGATCGAGAACGTTGAAGTCGTCGCCGCAGCCGACACCGATCCCCGGCTGACATACTTCACCGAAAAGTACGATGTTGAAGCCCGCAGCATCGAGGACGTGCTGGGCGATGACCGAATCAACGCAATTATGGTTCATTCCAAGAGCAAGGACATGGTTCCTCATGCGCTCCGCGCGCTTGCCGCCGGAAAATCGGTGGTCGTGGAGAAGCCCGGGGGCGGTACCGTGGAGGACCTTCTTCAATTGGCCGAGGCAGAACGTACGGCTGCCCAGGACCAGATTGTCCAGGTGGGATACAACGTGCGTCTGGCCCCGAGTATTGAGCGGGCACGCGAGCTCATCGCTGGAGGCACCATAGGAGAGGTCGTCACTGTATCGGCCCGGGGGTCGGCGATGGTCGGTGAACATCTGACTGACCACTTGAACCAGCCGGCTGACATGGGGGGAGTGCTGTGGATTCTGGGGTGCCATATGCTCGATTCGCTGGTACACATGTTCGGCGCTCCGCAGTCAGTCAATGCCCGCGTTCATAAGTCCCCCAGATTGTCGGACGGGAAGAGCCGCGAAGACTCGGCGTCGGTGCTATTGAATTACCCGGATCTATCCGTTACGTTCAGCTTTGACGGGCATGACAGCCTGGAATGGTTCGAAAGCTCGCGGATCTTCGTTTACGGCACACGCGGAATGCTCGAAATTGGTGTTCTGCCGCAAACGTTGCGCGTACACGTTGATCAGGCCCGTGACGGCTACTTGCCCGGTTGGAATGAATGGACCGAATCCCATTTCACACCACCGTTTGCCCGCACCGAAGCCAATAAGTTCTCTGAGCTCCCGGAGTTGGGGAACATCTCGAATTTCCATACCGAGATGCGAGGCTGGGTGAATTCGATGCGAACCGGAGCGCCAATCGTAGCTCCGGTCGCCGACGCGCTGAGCGTCGCTCAAATCGTTGAAGCCAGCTACCGATCCAACAACGCCCAGGGCGCTGAAGTTTCACTGGCTGCCCAGGTCCCCGTCAGCTAG